One Rhizoctonia solani chromosome 3, complete sequence genomic region harbors:
- a CDS encoding NAD binding domain of 6-phosphogluconate dehydrogenase yields the protein MHRPPVTPDIPEFVLRKLRWSRVRILPRVIESRLPPAYSTTVTLAHDASDAQDAQCRTKCHPQTTPVPGVYWIGPGASEIIPAKRWIEMSFQMGLNMADNLFTRTATVYTEGSAANSSNPPVFVVCDVNRITADTFAQDIATRFPGVLVQVADSPSEVAQRADTIFTMLPSTPQVKDVYLGERGILQGVNKRSERVQSLDVAAQVEATGGDMVDAPVSGGVVGARAGTLSFMVGGSEKGFKRAHPFLSHMGRNIVHCGPSGSGLTAKICNNLVLGVQQIVVAEAMLLGTRLGLSPDTLAGVINTSTGRCWSSEVNNPVPGALPGKSPPCEREFHGKSFTHTRMT from the exons ATGCACCGGCCCCCGGTCACCCCTGATATTCCCGAGTTTGTGCTTAGAAAACTCCGATGGTCACGTGTGCGGATCTTACCCCGCGTGATCGAGTCCCGCCTGCCCCCCGCCTATTCGACGACCGTGACACTTGCACACGATGCGTCCGACGCTCAGGACGCTCAATGCCGTACTAAATGCCACCCACAGACCACGCCAGTCCCTGGGGTTTATTGGATTGGGCCAGGTGCGTCCGAGATTATCCCTGCGAAGCGATGGATCGAGATGAGTTTTCAGATGGGCTTGAATATGGCGGACAATCTTTTTACTCGAACCGCTACGGTCTATACCGAGGGATCCGCTGCGAACAGCAGCAATCCCCCTGTATTTGTCGTCTGTGATGTCAATAGGATAACGGCCGATACCTTCGCCCAAGATATTGCTACCCGCTTCCCGGGCGTGCTCGTCCAAGTAGCTGATTCTCCATCCGA AGTGGCCCAACGTGCAGATACTATATTTACCATGCTTCCTTCGACTCCTCAGGTGAAAGACGTATATCTTGGCGAGAGAGGAATCCTCCAGGGTGTAAACAAAAGGTCCGAACGCGTGCAGTCCTT AGATGTTGCTGCACAGGTCGAGGCTACAGGCGGAGACATGGTAGACGCTCCAGTTTCTGGTG GCGTTGTTGGTGCGAGAGCTGGAACGTTATCCTTTATGGTTGGTGGTTCCGAAAAGGGATTTAAACGAGCCCATCCGTTCTTGTCCCACATGGGTCGAAACATTGTCCACTGCGGTCCTTCGGGCTCTGGACTCACGGCCAAG ATCTGCAACAACCTTGTTCTCGGAGTTCAGCAGATCGTGGTGGCCGAGGCCATGCTCCTAGGTACCCGACTGGGTCTGTCGCCAGATACCCTCGCTGGGGTTATAAACACATCGACTG GTCGATGCTGGTCCTCAGAGGTGAACAATCCCGTACCAGGGGCACTCCCTGGCAAGTCACCCCCATGCGAAAGAGAGTTCCACGGCAAGTCCTTCACACACACCCGCATGACATAA